In Candidatus Bathyarchaeia archaeon, the following are encoded in one genomic region:
- a CDS encoding PKD domain-containing protein, producing MNSAKKLRRSFAYLATLIATILLVNSFVTTVFAPTLRLNLYTNKQVYKVGDTIVITGNVTLDDSPITDAMVAIQVDSPENKPYVVRTTQTGAISITNWEVNITELYACDSQGNPKSTFTLDSLAYYKIKWKNYSNNPKSIVIAIYIEYSNRAPYKAYFPVNETIEAGLEESVITSFQIPANAPLGTTTIYANIFTREPKEDGYPYCLEKNATFIITSSGGGSGTSNPPTIFNSPNFGIEFSGVFAQPGTYYVYATTKYQGDQVSNSMTFGVVPQALPPVAYFTYYPSPAGVNMTLTFDASGSLALGYNDTIIRYEWRFGDGTPPVIVNGSYANPPNPKVIHVFTNVGTYIVTLNVTDNEGLWNTTSKQVEVFQIIPPTANFAWSPQLPWAGLAITFDGGISTLGWNGTGRPPIVSYYWNFGDTITQNVTSTTVHHTYATAGNYTVTLIVTDAGGQQDTEIKTVTVYPPPPQANGDVDGDGKVSMSDVVIVVSAFGSTPSKPNWDPRADIDQNGRVDMTDVMIVVSNFGKVLS from the coding sequence TAAACCTATACACAAATAAACAAGTCTACAAGGTGGGAGATACCATAGTAATAACCGGTAATGTTACACTCGACGATTCTCCAATAACAGATGCTATGGTCGCAATACAAGTTGATTCTCCAGAAAACAAGCCATACGTTGTGAGAACAACTCAAACAGGTGCAATATCAATCACTAATTGGGAAGTAAACATAACAGAGCTCTACGCATGCGATTCGCAAGGAAATCCCAAAAGTACGTTCACCCTCGACTCTCTAGCTTATTACAAAATAAAATGGAAAAATTACAGCAACAACCCAAAATCTATCGTAATTGCCATCTACATAGAATATTCCAATAGAGCCCCATACAAAGCGTACTTCCCAGTTAACGAAACAATCGAGGCAGGTCTGGAAGAAAGTGTAATCACTTCCTTCCAGATTCCAGCAAACGCGCCTCTTGGAACGACCACGATTTACGCAAATATTTTCACGCGAGAACCTAAGGAAGATGGATATCCCTACTGCTTGGAAAAGAATGCGACATTCATAATAACAAGTAGTGGAGGAGGCTCAGGAACATCTAACCCTCCAACAATTTTTAACTCACCAAACTTTGGCATAGAATTTTCTGGAGTTTTTGCTCAGCCTGGAACTTATTATGTTTATGCGACAACGAAATACCAAGGAGACCAAGTTTCAAATTCAATGACATTTGGTGTTGTGCCACAAGCATTGCCTCCTGTGGCCTACTTTACTTATTATCCATCGCCTGCTGGGGTTAACATGACATTAACATTTGATGCGTCAGGTTCACTTGCTCTCGGTTACAACGATACAATAATCAGATATGAATGGCGCTTTGGCGATGGGACTCCACCAGTAATCGTTAATGGGTCTTATGCAAACCCGCCAAATCCAAAGGTGATTCATGTTTTCACGAACGTTGGAACATATATAGTGACTTTAAACGTAACGGATAATGAAGGTTTATGGAACACTACCTCCAAACAAGTTGAAGTTTTTCAAATCATCCCTCCAACAGCTAACTTCGCGTGGAGTCCTCAACTACCATGGGCTGGTCTAGCCATAACTTTTGATGGCGGCATTTCAACACTAGGCTGGAATGGCACGGGTCGTCCTCCAATAGTTAGCTATTATTGGAATTTCGGCGACACAATCACTCAAAATGTTACTTCCACAACAGTTCATCATACTTACGCAACAGCAGGCAACTACACCGTCACTCTGATCGTAACTGATGCAGGAGGACAGCAAGACACTGAAATTAAGACGGTCACGGTTTATCCTCCGCCACCACAAGCCAACGGCGACGTAGATGGCGATGGAAAAGTAAGTATGAGCGACGTTGTAATTGTCGTGTCAGCATTCGGCTCAACTCCTAGCAAACCAAACTGGGACCCTCGTGCAGACATAGACCAGAACGGTCGCGTAGACATGACAGATGTTATGATAGTAGTCAGCAATTTCGGAAAAGTATTGAGTTAA
- a CDS encoding CARDB domain-containing protein, protein MLSKMKLFCIAFTMFSIISAMFGAIPFSTKASSTPEVSIINPGPDGSPSKWTAGPPRYLGTSDFIFYSNETAVNSTFFINITINNAEAVKGWAVGLIFDKLKLSYVSAWRPSDHVFKPVEEMGWTIVAPSVTFEDLNETHKRLMWGCTYIMGEPEWTFNGSGTLCQIQFKIIKEVNETYPKAIAWFAFDPDWTSVYLHPAGTVTPILGVAQYKYLYPIVPKVAHLTFEPKRVVDVSLVPTTNFNMSLKVLNATDLYHWQTKIYYKNQILNVTQVTEGNFLKSVGTTVFEVAIQRDYNSTHGQISMNCHLEGAEFGVFGDGELAKITFEVLDLGDSPIVLLDDVLFDSASAPITHTKSSGYFSNILVAKVSIDPPEIRDPSLVPCTNFTVNVTLDDVENMKVLTLNLTYDREILLELQINFPAVLGQIPSKKLLVDDENGYIWVNLTYPNAITTYENVTVATIIFHVEGMGVSPIDLKDTELKDPQGRLIAHEVYDGIFIGLIRDVAVLRIDVSSTSAYTGWLVYVNVTVRNNGNLTETFDVKGKYDGTLFGQTTVVDLPPDTEITVIFVWNTTGVTPCHDYTISAEAGPVPYEMNLADNNLLNGTVKIKQMGDITGDGRVNMDDVNIVVSAFGSFPGHPRWNSDADLDQNGRITMSDIIFVVMNFGKIC, encoded by the coding sequence ATGTTATCAAAGATGAAACTATTTTGTATAGCCTTTACGATGTTCTCTATCATATCAGCGATGTTTGGAGCAATTCCATTTTCAACAAAAGCGTCATCTACCCCTGAAGTTTCTATAATTAATCCAGGTCCAGATGGCTCACCCTCTAAATGGACTGCAGGGCCCCCAAGATACTTAGGAACTTCTGACTTCATATTCTACTCAAACGAAACTGCTGTGAACTCCACGTTCTTCATTAACATAACCATAAACAATGCAGAAGCCGTCAAAGGCTGGGCTGTTGGATTAATCTTTGACAAGCTTAAGCTCTCTTATGTTTCTGCTTGGCGTCCTTCTGACCATGTTTTTAAGCCTGTAGAGGAGATGGGTTGGACAATCGTTGCTCCTTCAGTGACTTTTGAGGATCTCAACGAAACTCATAAGCGTCTAATGTGGGGTTGCACCTACATTATGGGCGAACCAGAATGGACCTTTAACGGCTCAGGCACACTCTGCCAAATCCAATTCAAAATAATCAAAGAAGTAAACGAAACTTATCCAAAAGCCATTGCATGGTTTGCATTTGACCCTGACTGGACTTCTGTGTATCTACATCCTGCTGGCACGGTAACTCCCATTCTTGGCGTTGCTCAATATAAATATCTCTATCCAATTGTTCCAAAAGTTGCTCATCTAACTTTTGAGCCTAAAAGAGTTGTCGACGTATCTCTTGTTCCTACAACTAACTTCAATATGAGCCTCAAAGTCTTAAACGCTACAGACTTGTATCATTGGCAAACGAAAATCTACTATAAGAATCAAATTTTGAACGTAACACAAGTCACTGAAGGGAATTTCTTGAAATCTGTGGGAACAACCGTTTTCGAAGTAGCTATTCAAAGAGACTATAATTCTACTCATGGTCAAATATCAATGAACTGTCATCTTGAAGGCGCAGAGTTCGGCGTCTTCGGCGATGGTGAACTCGCAAAAATAACCTTCGAAGTACTTGATCTCGGCGATTCTCCCATAGTGTTGCTTGACGATGTTCTTTTTGATTCTGCTAGTGCGCCAATAACACATACTAAAAGTAGCGGCTATTTCAGCAACATATTAGTTGCAAAGGTAAGTATAGATCCGCCGGAGATCAGAGATCCATCACTTGTTCCGTGCACAAACTTCACAGTGAACGTTACGTTAGATGATGTCGAAAATATGAAGGTACTTACCTTAAACTTGACATACGATCGCGAAATTCTGCTGGAATTACAAATCAATTTTCCGGCAGTTTTAGGCCAAATTCCTTCAAAGAAGTTACTTGTAGACGATGAGAATGGCTACATATGGGTAAACCTTACCTATCCTAATGCGATCACTACATATGAGAATGTGACGGTTGCGACGATAATTTTCCATGTAGAAGGCATGGGCGTCAGTCCAATTGATCTTAAAGATACAGAACTTAAAGATCCTCAAGGAAGATTGATTGCTCACGAAGTTTACGATGGAATATTCATTGGACTCATACGTGACGTAGCTGTTCTTAGAATAGATGTTTCTTCAACATCCGCTTACACTGGATGGTTGGTGTACGTAAATGTGACTGTCAGAAACAATGGTAACTTAACTGAGACCTTTGATGTTAAGGGTAAATATGATGGAACCTTGTTTGGGCAGACAACAGTTGTTGATTTGCCTCCTGATACCGAAATAACCGTAATATTTGTCTGGAATACCACAGGAGTTACTCCTTGTCACGATTACACTATTTCAGCAGAAGCTGGACCAGTGCCATATGAAATGAACTTGGCAGACAATAACCTATTGAATGGAACAGTGAAGATAAAGCAAATGGGCGATATCACTGGGGATGGGCGGGTAAATATGGATGACGTAAACATTGTTGTGTCCGCCTTCGGTTCCTTCCCTGGTCATCCACGATGGAACTCAGATGCTGACTTGGATCAGAATGGAAGAATCACAATGTCTGACATAATCTTTGTCGTAATGAACTTTGGTAAAATTTGTTAA
- a CDS encoding cohesin domain-containing protein: MKKTLCSIAIVILTLSLFPLIRLSTVNAQWATTFSIVNPGPDGYPAKWNASTTDRGFGTSDFIFYSNETAVNSRFFINITINNAEAVKGWAVGLIFDKLKLSYVSAWRPSDHVFKPVEEMGWTIVAPSVTFEDLNETHKRLMWGCTYIMGEPEWTFNGSGTLCQIQFQIIKEVNLSTPQAVAWFTFDPDWTAVYHHPAGTEIPTLGTGYFEYNYVPYIYTLTITTTTGGTTTPPPGTYTYTEGTVVPVTAIADSGSTFDHWELDGSDAGSDNPINVTMDNNHTLHAIFRAPPVLKIEPPTYTALRVGEIVKINITINNLDEEWHLIAVQFAVVYDTAIFDFVQWQSGTYLDTFLNNEETIQYFSQHDFHGEPGLPYCHNKVLVGAIIFPGTDNKYYEPFPSGNGVIGTISFRVKAEAPVSTLLTLNETELWSDSFTQIPHSAEHASFNFPFETRNLTITTTTGGTTDPEPGTHIYEINTDVLVTAIADSGFTFDHWELDGSDAGSDNPISVTMDDDHILHAIFIDNTAPVVEITYPTEGAYISGATIWINGTITEENKGTLEPSINDTRFSLTYWDSVSGAFAFSNDTAIGDGLVAVTVSFMDLAENTGSDTVSFIIDNTPPVINAPAQNPTENNVQPNQQVKITVNVTDLTSGVKNVTLFYTNDTSWYSVEMVYNSTSGLWEATIPGHAQGIQVKYTIKAYDNAENYAVNDNAGDYFTYTVIPEYSSIILILLFMIMTTTIMMVSTRRKFRKKLN, from the coding sequence TTGAAAAAGACATTATGCAGTATCGCTATTGTAATACTTACGCTAAGCCTCTTTCCGTTAATTCGACTGAGCACAGTAAATGCACAATGGGCAACGACTTTTTCTATAGTTAATCCTGGACCGGATGGTTATCCTGCCAAATGGAATGCGTCGACCACTGACCGTGGCTTTGGAACTTCCGACTTTATATTCTATTCTAACGAGACTGCTGTGAACTCTAGATTCTTCATTAACATAACCATAAACAATGCAGAAGCCGTCAAAGGCTGGGCTGTTGGATTAATCTTTGACAAGCTTAAGCTCTCTTATGTTTCTGCTTGGCGTCCTTCTGACCATGTTTTTAAGCCTGTAGAGGAGATGGGTTGGACAATCGTTGCTCCTTCAGTGACTTTTGAGGATCTCAACGAAACTCATAAGCGTCTAATGTGGGGTTGCACCTACATTATGGGCGAACCAGAATGGACCTTTAACGGCTCAGGCACACTCTGCCAAATCCAATTCCAAATAATCAAAGAAGTAAACTTATCAACGCCTCAAGCAGTAGCATGGTTCACATTTGATCCAGACTGGACTGCAGTATATCATCATCCCGCTGGAACAGAAATTCCCACATTGGGCACAGGATACTTTGAATATAATTATGTTCCATACATTTATACCTTAACAATCACTACAACGACCGGTGGAACAACAACACCGCCACCTGGAACCTACACTTACACTGAAGGCACAGTCGTCCCGGTTACTGCTATTGCTGATTCTGGTTCTACGTTTGATCATTGGGAGCTTGATGGTTCAGACGCCGGCTCTGACAACCCCATAAACGTAACCATGGATAACAATCACACGCTCCATGCGATTTTCCGGGCACCACCAGTTCTTAAAATAGAACCTCCAACCTACACTGCCCTGCGAGTCGGAGAAATTGTCAAAATAAACATAACAATAAACAACCTAGACGAAGAATGGCACTTGATAGCTGTGCAGTTCGCAGTAGTTTATGACACAGCAATCTTTGATTTTGTCCAGTGGCAAAGCGGAACCTACCTAGATACATTTTTAAATAATGAAGAGACTATACAATACTTCTCCCAACACGACTTCCACGGCGAACCAGGTCTCCCATACTGCCATAACAAGGTCCTTGTGGGAGCAATAATCTTCCCAGGAACAGATAACAAATATTACGAACCATTCCCAAGCGGGAACGGAGTAATAGGCACAATAAGTTTTAGAGTTAAGGCAGAGGCTCCAGTCTCTACACTTTTAACATTAAACGAAACTGAATTATGGTCCGACTCTTTTACACAGATACCCCATAGTGCAGAACATGCATCATTCAACTTTCCATTTGAGACTCGCAACTTAACCATAACAACAACAACAGGCGGAACGACGGATCCTGAACCAGGCACGCATATATACGAAATCAACACAGACGTACTAGTTACTGCTATTGCTGATTCTGGCTTCACGTTTGATCATTGGGAGCTTGATGGTTCAGACGCCGGCTCTGACAACCCCATAAGCGTAACCATGGATGATGATCATATCCTCCATGCAATATTCATTGACAATACAGCTCCTGTTGTTGAGATAACTTACCCGACCGAAGGAGCGTACATTTCTGGAGCAACCATATGGATAAATGGCACCATAACCGAGGAAAACAAAGGAACTCTTGAACCGTCAATCAATGACACTCGTTTCAGTTTAACATATTGGGACTCGGTGAGTGGCGCCTTTGCATTTAGCAATGACACTGCTATCGGCGACGGTCTAGTTGCAGTAACTGTGAGTTTCATGGACTTGGCTGAAAACACTGGCTCAGATACCGTATCATTCATTATAGACAATACGCCTCCCGTTATAAACGCTCCCGCACAAAATCCAACGGAAAACAATGTTCAACCAAACCAGCAAGTAAAAATCACAGTGAACGTAACAGATTTGACTAGCGGAGTTAAAAATGTTACACTATTCTACACAAACGACACTTCATGGTATAGTGTTGAAATGGTCTACAACTCCACAAGTGGTCTATGGGAAGCCACTATTCCAGGACATGCTCAAGGCATACAAGTAAAATATACAATAAAAGCCTATGACAACGCAGAGAACTACGCTGTAAACGATAATGCCGGCGATTACTTCACTTATACCGTAATTCCAGAATATTCATCGATCATACTAATCCTCCTCTTTATGATCATGACAACAACGATCATGATGGTCTCAACAAGGCGAAAATTCCGCAAGAAGCTAAATTAA